The following is a genomic window from Thermus caldifontis.
GGTGCCCAAGGGGACCGTGGCCACCTCGAGGATCCGCTCCCTTATGGCCTTAAGGTCCCCCCCGGTGGAGAGGTCCATGATGGTGTCCGCCCCGTACTGGATGGCCACCCGGGCCTTTTCCACCTCCTCCTCGGGGTTTACATAGTCGTAGGAGGTGCCCAGGTTGGCGTTCACCTTCACGCTAAGCCCCTCCCCGATCCCCTTGAAGTCCTTAAGGGTGCGGTGGTTGGGGTTCCGGGGGATCACGATCCGCCCCGCAGCCACCCCTTCCCGCACCACTTCCGGGGAAACCCCCTCCCTTTCCGCCACGTAGGCCATCTCCTCGGTGACGATGCCTCTTCTTGCCGCTTCCAGCTGGGTCATGGTTCTACCCCCATAAGTTCCAGAATCCTCTTCGCCGTCCAAGGGGCCAGGAGAACCCCGTTCCTCCCGTGGCCCACCGCCGCATAGATTCCTTCCTGTACCTCCCCCACAAAAAGCTCCCCCGCGGGCCGAAAGCCCCAAAGGGCCTTCCGCAACCGGGCCCCTTCCAGGAGGGGAAAGCGCTCGTGGGCGTAATCGGCAAGCCACCTGAGCCCAAAGAGGTCCACCCCAGGGGCCCACCCCTCGCGCCCCGTGGCCCCCACGTACACCCCGCCCTCCCGCGGAAGGAGGTAACCCTCCCCGGCAAAAAGGGGCTTAGGGGGCTGGGCCTCAGGAGGTCCCACCAGGACCAGGGCCTCCCCCTTTAGGGGGCGCACCCTAAGGCCAAACCGCCCTCCCCACGCCCCCACGGCCAGGAGGATGCGGGGGGCCTCGAGGGAAAAGGCTCCCTCCTCCCCCCGCCCATGGACCCGTCCCGGCTCCACCCGTTCCACCTCGGCCAGGACCAAGGGGGTTTCCATGCCGGAAAGGGCCTTCAGCAGGGCTTCCCGCAGGCTTGGGGGATGCACGTACCCCCCAGGGAAGGTGCGCGCCTTTCTCCCGCCTCGCACCGGGTAGGAAAGGGGTTCCCTGGCCTCCCAGGCCTCCTCCTCGCCCTGGGTGAGGGCCACCACCTGGGTGCCGGAAAAGCCTGCTTCCACCTCCAGCCCCCAGCCCCTGAGCTCGGCAAGAAGCCCCGGGTAGGACTCCAGGCC
Proteins encoded in this region:
- a CDS encoding NAD(P)/FAD-dependent oxidoreductase, with the translated sequence MKADAVVVGAGIIGALAAYELRKRGLNVLLLDAGKEGAATLASAGMLAPYPEGLSGEVLEAALLGLESYPGLLAELRGWGLEVEAGFSGTQVVALTQGEEEAWEAREPLSYPVRGGRKARTFPGGYVHPPSLREALLKALSGMETPLVLAEVERVEPGRVHGRGEEGAFSLEAPRILLAVGAWGGRFGLRVRPLKGEALVLVGPPEAQPPKPLFAGEGYLLPREGGVYVGATGREGWAPGVDLFGLRWLADYAHERFPLLEGARLRKALWGFRPAGELFVGEVQEGIYAAVGHGRNGVLLAPWTAKRILELMGVEP